The following coding sequences lie in one Saccharopolyspora hordei genomic window:
- a CDS encoding aldo/keto reductase, producing the protein MTDPRLVLGTMTFGDTAPVAEAEAMLDAALDAGITEVDTANGYAKGTTEELLAPLIAPRRDRIRLATKAGMPHPDAGEHSPLSPQGLRASVEGSLRRLGVDHIDLFYLHQPDYAASVEDTLRTVADLVAEGKIRELGVSNFAAWQIVELNHVADRVGAPRPVVAQQLYNLLARRIDDEYAAMASATGLDTVVYNPLGGGLLTGKHRFGSEPGSGRFGDSVLAGMYRQRYWDERLFEAVSALGRIADGAGLPLTELALRWLPTRPVVGAVLLGASKLDHLTSNIAALRRGPLPADVAAACDEVGAALRGPMPAYNR; encoded by the coding sequence ATGACCGACCCCAGGCTGGTCCTCGGCACGATGACCTTCGGCGACACCGCTCCGGTCGCAGAGGCCGAAGCGATGCTCGACGCCGCGCTCGACGCCGGGATCACCGAGGTGGACACCGCCAACGGCTACGCCAAGGGCACCACCGAGGAGCTGCTGGCCCCGCTCATCGCACCCCGCCGGGACCGGATCAGGCTGGCGACCAAGGCCGGGATGCCGCACCCGGACGCCGGGGAGCACTCACCGCTGTCGCCGCAGGGCCTGCGCGCCAGCGTCGAAGGCAGCCTGCGCCGACTCGGGGTGGACCACATCGACCTGTTCTACCTGCACCAGCCCGACTACGCGGCGAGCGTCGAGGACACCCTGCGCACCGTCGCCGACCTGGTCGCGGAGGGCAAGATCCGCGAGCTGGGCGTCTCGAACTTCGCGGCCTGGCAGATCGTCGAGCTCAACCACGTCGCCGACCGGGTCGGGGCACCCCGGCCGGTGGTGGCGCAGCAGCTCTACAACCTGCTGGCGCGCCGGATCGACGACGAGTACGCGGCGATGGCGTCGGCCACCGGGCTGGACACCGTGGTCTACAACCCGCTCGGCGGCGGACTGCTCACCGGCAAGCACCGCTTCGGCAGCGAACCGGGCAGCGGCCGCTTCGGCGACTCCGTGCTCGCCGGGATGTACCGCCAGCGCTACTGGGACGAGCGGCTCTTCGAAGCCGTGTCGGCGCTGGGGCGGATCGCCGACGGTGCCGGGCTGCCGCTGACCGAGCTCGCGCTGCGCTGGTTGCCGACCCGGCCGGTGGTCGGCGCCGTGCTGCTCGGAGCGTCCAAACTGGACCACCTCACGTCCAACATCGCCGCGCTGCGCAGGGGCCCGCTGCCCGCCGACGTCGCCGCCGCCTGCGACGAGGTCGGTGCCGCGCTGCGCGGCCCCATGCCCGCCTACAACCGCTGA
- a CDS encoding exo-alpha-sialidase, whose protein sequence is MKLRENGPGRTDATLTAPVAQCHAANLAVLPGGDIGCAWFGGTQEGVHDIRIWFSRLAPDGDTWSQPIALTGDPDRSEQNPVLFTAPDGVLWLLWTAQRAGRQDTAEVRSRRSADGGRTWDEPRVLLPADELGGVFIRQPVQVTAAGTWLLPAFRCITAATGTWSGGDDTSAVYASDDAGATWTRYDVPSSRGSVHMNVLPSDAGYVAFYRSRFADVIRTSTSPDGLKWTVPEPTQLPNNNSSIQATGLADGRIALVYNASSAADATHRRAGLYDEVDEHGALAGQERAAVAVDGGWDDREAFWGAPRAPLALATSADGGRTWHRHPDLARGEGTCLTNNSRDGLNKELSYPSIVQDDRGRVHVAFTHHRSSISHVRLDPDWPGWQETA, encoded by the coding sequence GTGAAGCTGCGCGAGAACGGCCCCGGCCGCACCGACGCCACGCTCACCGCCCCGGTCGCGCAGTGCCACGCGGCGAACCTCGCCGTGCTGCCGGGTGGTGACATCGGCTGCGCCTGGTTCGGCGGCACCCAGGAGGGCGTGCACGACATCCGGATCTGGTTCTCCCGCCTCGCGCCCGACGGTGACACCTGGTCGCAACCCATCGCGCTCACCGGCGACCCGGACCGCTCCGAGCAGAACCCGGTGCTGTTCACCGCACCGGACGGCGTGCTGTGGCTGCTGTGGACCGCGCAGCGCGCGGGCCGCCAGGACACCGCCGAGGTGCGGTCCCGCCGCTCCGCCGACGGCGGCCGGACCTGGGACGAACCGCGGGTCCTGCTGCCCGCCGACGAGCTGGGCGGGGTGTTCATCCGGCAACCGGTCCAGGTCACCGCGGCGGGCACCTGGCTGCTGCCCGCCTTCCGCTGCATCACCGCGGCCACCGGCACGTGGTCCGGCGGTGACGACACCAGCGCGGTGTACGCCAGCGACGACGCGGGCGCGACCTGGACGCGCTACGACGTGCCGAGCAGCCGCGGATCGGTGCACATGAACGTCCTGCCGTCCGACGCGGGCTACGTCGCGTTCTACCGGAGCCGCTTCGCCGACGTGATCCGCACCAGCACCTCCCCGGACGGTCTCAAGTGGACGGTCCCGGAACCGACGCAGCTGCCCAACAACAACTCGTCGATCCAGGCGACCGGGCTCGCCGACGGCCGGATCGCGCTGGTCTACAACGCCAGCAGCGCGGCCGACGCCACGCACCGCCGGGCGGGCCTCTACGACGAGGTGGACGAGCACGGCGCGCTCGCCGGGCAGGAGCGCGCAGCGGTCGCCGTCGACGGCGGCTGGGACGACCGGGAGGCGTTCTGGGGCGCGCCGCGAGCACCGCTGGCGCTGGCGACCTCGGCCGACGGCGGACGCACCTGGCACCGGCACCCCGACCTCGCCCGGGGTGAGGGCACCTGCCTGACGAACAACTCCCGCGACGGGCTCAACAAGGAGCTGTCCTACCCGTCGATCGTCCAGGACGACCGCGGCCGCGTGCACGTGGCGTTCACCCACCACCGCTCGTCGATCTCCCACGTCCGGCTCGACCCGGACTGGCCCGGATGGCAGGAGACCGCATGA
- a CDS encoding ABC transporter ATP-binding protein, producing the protein MNRLLDVEDLQVELITGRGVVRAVDGISLHVDPGETVTLIGESGSGKSTTAMGLLRLLPPGLAVLSGRAAVAGHDVIADPAAIEGLRGRVVGLVPQDPMTALSPVHTVGSRLVELVRLRHRGTSRRQARVAARELLERVRVPDPERVLDRHPHQLSGGLQQRVLIACALVGEPELLVADEPTSALDVTVQAGVLDLLMELQERTGVAILMITHDLGVARMVSDRVHVMRAGRFVESGEVEQVIGAPAHPYPKQLLAAVPRLSGEGATA; encoded by the coding sequence ATGAACCGGCTGTTGGACGTCGAGGACCTGCAGGTCGAACTCATCACCGGGCGCGGCGTGGTCCGCGCCGTGGACGGGATCTCGCTGCACGTCGATCCCGGCGAGACGGTGACGCTGATCGGCGAGTCCGGTTCCGGCAAGTCGACCACGGCGATGGGCCTGCTGCGGTTGCTGCCGCCGGGCCTGGCCGTGCTGTCGGGTCGCGCCGCGGTCGCCGGGCACGACGTCATCGCCGATCCCGCCGCGATCGAAGGCCTGCGCGGGCGCGTGGTGGGACTCGTCCCGCAGGACCCGATGACCGCGCTGAGCCCGGTGCACACCGTCGGCTCGCGGCTGGTCGAACTGGTCCGCCTGCGGCACCGGGGCACCAGCCGCCGCCAAGCCCGGGTGGCGGCGCGGGAGCTGCTGGAACGGGTGCGGGTGCCCGACCCGGAACGCGTGCTCGATCGCCATCCGCACCAGCTCTCCGGCGGCCTGCAGCAGCGGGTCCTGATCGCCTGCGCGCTGGTCGGCGAACCGGAGCTGCTGGTCGCCGACGAGCCGACCAGCGCGCTCGACGTCACGGTGCAGGCGGGGGTGCTGGACCTGCTCATGGAGCTGCAGGAGCGCACCGGGGTGGCGATCTTGATGATCACCCACGACCTCGGCGTGGCGCGGATGGTGTCCGACCGGGTGCACGTGATGCGCGCCGGGCGGTTCGTGGAGAGCGGCGAGGTCGAGCAGGTCATCGGCGCACCGGCGCACCCGTACCCGAAGCAGCTGCTGGCCGCCGTGCCGCGGCTGTCCGGCGAGGGGGCGACGGCATGA
- a CDS encoding ABC transporter ATP-binding protein has translation MSEVLRVEDLVVEFPAPGRGKFRAVSGVGFSLDAGRTVGIVGESGCGKSTIARSIVRLQRPTSGRILLDGTDISQLSERRLRPLRARVQMIFQDPYGSLDPRLTAAEIVGEPLKLRGVRDRRRQARELLDRVELPESALDRRPAEFSGGQRQRIGIARALACRPDVLVCDEATSALDVSVQAQVLALLKDIQAETGVAYVVISHNLGVVHELSDDVLVLRRGEVVERGPVREVLAHPASDYTRALRDAALDPTAMSGRKPRHLLTAISANPDTGGKP, from the coding sequence ATGAGCGAGGTCCTGCGGGTCGAAGACCTCGTCGTCGAGTTCCCCGCTCCCGGCAGGGGGAAGTTCCGCGCCGTCTCCGGCGTCGGGTTCAGCCTCGACGCGGGCCGCACCGTCGGCATCGTCGGCGAATCCGGGTGCGGCAAGAGCACCATCGCGCGCAGCATCGTGCGCCTGCAGCGCCCGACCTCGGGGCGGATCCTGCTGGACGGCACCGACATCTCGCAGCTGTCCGAGCGGCGCCTGCGCCCGCTGCGCGCCCGGGTCCAGATGATCTTCCAGGACCCGTACGGCTCGCTGGACCCGAGGCTCACCGCCGCCGAGATCGTCGGCGAGCCGCTCAAGCTGCGCGGGGTGCGGGACCGCAGGCGGCAGGCGCGGGAGCTGCTGGACCGCGTCGAGCTGCCGGAAAGCGCGCTGGACCGGCGCCCCGCCGAGTTCTCCGGCGGGCAGCGGCAGCGCATCGGCATCGCGCGGGCGCTGGCCTGCCGCCCCGACGTGCTCGTCTGCGACGAGGCCACCAGCGCGCTGGACGTGTCCGTGCAGGCGCAGGTCCTGGCCCTGCTCAAGGACATCCAGGCCGAGACCGGGGTGGCGTACGTGGTGATCTCGCACAACCTCGGCGTGGTGCACGAGCTCAGCGACGACGTGCTCGTGCTGCGGCGCGGCGAGGTCGTCGAGCGCGGCCCGGTGCGCGAGGTGCTGGCCCACCCCGCCTCCGACTACACCCGCGCGCTGCGCGACGCCGCGCTGGACCCGACGGCGATGTCCGGCCGCAAACCGCGGCACCTGCTGACCGCGATCAGCGCGAACCCCGACACGGGAGGGAAACCATGA
- a CDS encoding HpcH/HpaI aldolase family protein, whose amino-acid sequence MNALEFARRVRSRQQAIGYWVVLDDPIATERLARLGYDYVAVDAQHGLLGYTGIRNAMLAIDAGATSAAVVRVEQNDPFAIGRVLDAGATGVIVPLVDTAEDAAAAVRATRYPPEGRRSYGPMRSQLRVGPNPSEANESVLVLAMIETPEGLANVAEICATPGLDGVYVGPSDLRLAVGGATSTDPAVDDVFEAAVQKIAETAAEAGIAAGIHTPSGEVAQRRLAQGYTYATVACDLVHLEQAAKAHLSAARGER is encoded by the coding sequence GTGAACGCACTCGAATTCGCCCGCCGCGTCCGCAGCCGCCAGCAGGCCATCGGCTACTGGGTGGTGCTGGACGACCCGATCGCCACCGAACGCCTCGCCCGGCTCGGCTACGACTACGTCGCCGTCGACGCCCAGCACGGCCTGCTCGGCTACACCGGCATCCGCAACGCGATGCTCGCCATCGACGCCGGTGCCACGTCCGCGGCCGTGGTGCGCGTCGAGCAGAACGACCCGTTCGCCATCGGCCGGGTGCTCGACGCGGGCGCGACCGGTGTCATCGTGCCGCTGGTCGACACCGCCGAGGACGCCGCGGCAGCGGTCCGCGCCACGCGCTACCCGCCGGAGGGCCGCCGGTCCTACGGGCCGATGCGCTCGCAGCTGCGCGTCGGCCCGAACCCCTCCGAGGCGAACGAATCGGTGCTGGTGCTGGCCATGATCGAAACCCCGGAGGGGCTGGCGAACGTCGCCGAGATCTGCGCGACCCCCGGCCTGGACGGGGTGTACGTCGGCCCGTCCGACCTGCGCCTGGCGGTCGGGGGTGCGACCTCGACCGACCCTGCGGTGGACGACGTCTTCGAGGCCGCGGTGCAGAAGATCGCCGAGACCGCCGCGGAGGCCGGGATCGCCGCGGGCATCCACACCCCCAGCGGGGAGGTCGCCCAGCGCAGGCTCGCGCAGGGCTACACCTACGCGACGGTGGCCTGCGACCTCGTGCACCTGGAGCAGGCGGCGAAGGCGCACCTGTCGGCAGCGCGGGGCGAGCGGTGA
- a CDS encoding phosphoglycerate dehydrogenase, with product MTLVLITTPTFGRFSAEPWDMLCDAGVRAERPCEDGALPRADMLDRVPEAEALIVGMDRIDREVFEAAPRLKVVAKHGVGYDNIDLDAAREAGVRVVYAPGSNSRAVAELTFGLLLDVARGITANDRGVRAGGWPKTFGGELAGRSLGIIGFGRIGRLVAGYATAFGMTVAAHDPFLPAEAFGDVPAVDLDTVLDSDVVSLHLPATPGAEPLLDRDRLAAMRPGAILLNAARGGLVDESAAAELLSSGHLAGAGFDAFAVEPLADSPLRTAPNVVLTAHIGACSREANRTMGVAVAEGVLAVLNGTEPPHAAA from the coding sequence ATGACCCTGGTCCTGATCACCACACCGACGTTCGGCCGGTTCTCCGCCGAACCGTGGGACATGCTGTGCGACGCGGGCGTGCGCGCCGAACGGCCCTGCGAGGACGGCGCGCTGCCCCGCGCCGACATGCTCGACCGGGTTCCGGAGGCCGAAGCGCTGATCGTCGGCATGGACCGGATCGACCGCGAGGTGTTCGAGGCGGCACCCCGGCTCAAGGTCGTCGCCAAGCACGGCGTCGGCTACGACAACATCGACCTCGACGCGGCGCGCGAGGCTGGAGTCCGGGTGGTCTACGCGCCCGGCAGCAACTCGCGCGCGGTCGCCGAGCTGACCTTCGGGCTGCTGCTCGACGTCGCGCGCGGGATCACCGCGAACGACCGGGGCGTGCGCGCCGGGGGCTGGCCCAAGACCTTCGGCGGCGAGCTGGCCGGGCGCAGCCTCGGCATCATCGGGTTCGGCCGGATCGGCAGGCTCGTGGCCGGGTACGCGACCGCGTTCGGCATGACCGTGGCCGCGCACGACCCGTTCCTGCCCGCCGAGGCCTTCGGCGACGTCCCGGCGGTCGACCTGGACACCGTGCTCGACAGCGACGTGGTGAGCCTGCACCTGCCCGCGACGCCCGGGGCGGAACCGCTGCTGGACCGCGACCGCCTCGCCGCGATGCGCCCCGGCGCGATCCTGCTCAACGCCGCGCGCGGCGGGCTGGTCGACGAGTCGGCCGCCGCCGAACTGCTGAGCAGCGGGCACCTGGCCGGGGCCGGGTTCGACGCCTTCGCCGTGGAACCGCTCGCCGACAGCCCGCTGCGCACCGCGCCCAACGTGGTCCTCACCGCCCACATCGGCGCGTGCAGCCGGGAGGCCAACCGGACGATGGGCGTCGCCGTCGCCGAAGGCGTGCTCGCAGTGCTCAACGGCACCGAACCACCGCACGCCGCCGCGTGA